AAGGTACATCACAGCGGGAACGATGGTCATGCGGACCACGAAGGCATCAATCAGTACACCGAACGCCATGGCGAAGCCCAGCGGCCGGACCATCGTGAGGTGGCTGAAGATGAAGCCGGAGAACACACTGACCATGATGATCGCGGCGGCAGTGACCACGGCGGAGGCATGGCTGAAACCGGAGCGGACCGCGTGTCTGGCGGACTCGCCGTGCATAAACGACTCCCGCATACCCGACGTGATAAACACCTGGTAGTCCATGGCGAGTCCGAACAGCACCCCGATCAGGATGATGGGCAGGAAGCTCAGGACGGCGCCCGGGTTGGCGACGTCGAAGATCCCTCCGAGCCAGCCCCACTGGTAGACGGCAACTACGGCACCGAAGGCAGCGGCCAGCGAGAGCAGGAATCCGCCCGTGGCCAGCAGCGGCACTACGATCGAGCGGAACACCAGCAGCAGCAAGAGCAAGGAAAGCCCGACGACGATCGCCAAGTACGGCGGCAACGCGGCTCCGAGCTTGTTGGAAACGTCAATGTTGCCCGCGGTTTGTCCGGTCAGGCCGATTTTTACGTCAAGGTCGTCGCTGATCACTGCACCCTTGGCGCGGAGATCAGACACCACTTGCACGGTGCCCGCACTGGCCGGGCCTTCCTTGGGAATGACCTGGAATACTGCGGTACGGCGGTCTTCGCTCAGTGCGATTGGTACAGCCGCGATGACGTTTTCTACACTGCGAAGTTCGTCCGCGACATCGAACTGCTTGTTCTTGGCGTCGTTTTCGCTGAGGCCTTCAGGGAATTCGCCGACGACGACGATCGGGCCGGTGACGCCTTCGCCGAAGCTGCTGCGGGTGAGGTCATAGGCCTTGAAGGCCTGCGAATCGACCGGCTCGGATCCGCCGTCGGGAAGTGCCAACCGAAGCTGAGAAGCCGGCAGTGCCAAAGCGCCCAACAGCACGACGCTGGCTACCAAGGCAACCCACGGATGACGCGTGACCATACCGCCCCAGCCTCCGCTGCTGCGCTTTTCGTCGCGTTCACGGTCGGCTGCTTCGTGGCCGGGCTCGGCGTTGTGCTTGGCAGCCTTGGCCCAAGCGCGCTTGGAGATGAGTCGGCGGCCGATCAGGGCCAGCACGGCGGGCGTCAGGGTCAAGGCGACGACGACGGCGACAGCAACGGTCGCTGCGGCCGCAACACCCATCACAGCGAGGAAGGGCAGCCCCGGGACCACGAGTGCTGCCAAGGCGATGATGACGGTGAGCCCGGCAAACAACACAGCGTTACCTGAAGTACCCGTAGCCAAGGCAGCGGATTCCTCCGCGTCCATGCCGGCCAGAAGCTGGGTGCGATGACGGTTGACGATAAACAGGGAGTAGTCAATACCAACCGCGAGTCCGAGCATCAGTGCAAGCATCGGGGAGATGGAGCTCATGTCGATGACGCTGGTCAGTGCGAACGTTCCGCCGACACCTACAGCTACGCCGATCAGGGCCATCAGGAGAGGAAGCCCGGCCGCGATGAGTGTTCCGAGCATCAGGATCAGGACCATGGCCGCGACTGCGACGCCCACGATTTCAGCAATACCGAAGATCTCCGAGACATCTTCGGTGATTTCCTTGCTGGCGTAGGCCGTGACGCCGGCGGAAGAAACTCCGTGGACGATCTCCTGGACTTCCTCGCGGACGGCGGGGTCAACAGCGTTAATGGAGGTCTTGAACTGGACCTGCGCTACTGCGGCTTTGTTGTCACTGGACACAAAGCGGAGGCCTTCAGATGCTTCGAGCTGTCGCTTGCCCAGAGCCAATGTGGCGGCGCCGTCGGCAGCTTCCTTGGCTCCGGCGTCGAGCTTTTCCTTACCGGCAGCAAGTTCTGCGCGCTGCGGCGCCAACTGGGCTTCAACCTGTGCGGGTGTCAGGCCCGAAGCGGCGAGTTGCTGTTCCACCCCGGCGAGTTGGGCCTCGCCCGCTTCCAACTGCGCGCGGGAAGCATCAAGCTGGGCCTGGCCCTCGGCTGCCTTCGCCTCACCGGCAGCGATCTCAGCCGCGGAGTTATCCAGCTGCTCCTGTGTGGTGAACGGGTTCACCGTTCCCTGCACGTCAGGCATGGCCTCGAGTTTGGTCAACGCAGCGGCTACTGCGTCCTTTTTGGCTTGGTCGAATCCGCCGTCCCCGGCATCGAAGACCACGCTGGCGGAGCCTCCCGAAGAATCAGGGAGCGCTTCCTTGAGTTTGTCGGCCATCTGCTGGGTTTCGGTGCCCGGGATGGTGAAGTTGTTGGACATGGTGCCGTGGAAGGCTGCGGCCGAGCCGCCAACCGCCACCATGACGGCCAGCCAGATGGAGATGACCAGCCAGCGGCGCCGATACGAAAACTTGCCGAGACGGTAGAGGAACGAGGCCATGTCAGAACCGATCTGTGGTGGTTGGAACGGAGGGGGAAGCTGCTGAGGCTTGGACGGACGCGTCCGACGGCGGCGCGAAGCCGGCACCGAGGAGACCCATCGCATCGATGAGGTGCTGGCGAAGTACCGCGAGGGATTCCGCCGAGAGATCAGGGCCGCGATCGGCGAACCAGACGGTCATGGCGGCCTTGCCGCAGGAGATCACTGAGCCCGCCAAGGCATGGAGGTAGAGCTCAC
Above is a genomic segment from Arthrobacter sp. YN containing:
- a CDS encoding MMPL family transporter, encoding MASFLYRLGKFSYRRRWLVISIWLAVMVAVGGSAAAFHGTMSNNFTIPGTETQQMADKLKEALPDSSGGSASVVFDAGDGGFDQAKKDAVAAALTKLEAMPDVQGTVNPFTTQEQLDNSAAEIAAGEAKAAEGQAQLDASRAQLEAGEAQLAGVEQQLAASGLTPAQVEAQLAPQRAELAAGKEKLDAGAKEAADGAATLALGKRQLEASEGLRFVSSDNKAAVAQVQFKTSINAVDPAVREEVQEIVHGVSSAGVTAYASKEITEDVSEIFGIAEIVGVAVAAMVLILMLGTLIAAGLPLLMALIGVAVGVGGTFALTSVIDMSSISPMLALMLGLAVGIDYSLFIVNRHRTQLLAGMDAEESAALATGTSGNAVLFAGLTVIIALAALVVPGLPFLAVMGVAAAATVAVAVVVALTLTPAVLALIGRRLISKRAWAKAAKHNAEPGHEAADRERDEKRSSGGWGGMVTRHPWVALVASVVLLGALALPASQLRLALPDGGSEPVDSQAFKAYDLTRSSFGEGVTGPIVVVGEFPEGLSENDAKNKQFDVADELRSVENVIAAVPIALSEDRRTAVFQVIPKEGPASAGTVQVVSDLRAKGAVISDDLDVKIGLTGQTAGNIDVSNKLGAALPPYLAIVVGLSLLLLLLVFRSIVVPLLATGGFLLSLAAAFGAVVAVYQWGWLGGIFDVANPGAVLSFLPIILIGVLFGLAMDYQVFITSGMRESFMHGESARHAVRSGFSHASAVVTAAAIIMVSVFSGFIFSHLTMVRPLGFAMAFGVLIDAFVVRMTIVPAVMYLLGEKAWWLPRWLERVLPDVDVEGAKLERSDRRKADAEELVH